One genomic window of Indioceanicola profundi includes the following:
- the ahcY gene encoding adenosylhomocysteinase, whose amino-acid sequence MSATSFTDYKVKDISLAGWGRKEIAIAETEMPGLMALREEYGASQPLKGARIVGCLHMTIQTAVLIETLTYLGATVRWSSCNIFSTQDQAAAAIAAAGIPVFAWKGETEEEFWWCIEQTLRGPDGWTPNMILDDGGDVTQIMHDKYPEMLKDVRGLSEETTTGVHRLYEMMKKGTLKVPAINVNDSVTKSKFDNLYGCRESLVDGIRRATDVMMAGKVAVVAGFGDVGKGSADSLRSQGARVLVTEIDPICALQAAMQGYQVVTMEEAAPVGDIFVTATGNVDVITLDHMRAMKDRAIVCNIGHFDSEIQIDSLRNYQWEEVKPQVDEVVFPDGKRLIVLAKGRLVNLGCATGHPSFVMSASFTNQVLAQLELWTNHQSYENKVYVLPKHLDEKVARLHLGKIGVHLTELTPKQAEYIGVDKTGPFKPDHYRY is encoded by the coding sequence ATGTCTGCTACTTCCTTCACCGACTACAAGGTCAAGGACATCTCCCTGGCCGGCTGGGGCCGGAAGGAGATCGCCATCGCCGAGACCGAGATGCCGGGCCTGATGGCGCTGCGCGAGGAGTATGGCGCCTCCCAGCCGCTGAAGGGTGCGCGCATCGTCGGATGCCTGCACATGACCATCCAGACGGCCGTGCTGATCGAGACGCTGACCTATCTGGGCGCCACGGTCCGCTGGTCCTCCTGCAACATCTTCTCCACCCAGGACCAGGCCGCCGCCGCCATCGCCGCCGCCGGCATCCCGGTCTTCGCCTGGAAGGGCGAGACGGAGGAGGAGTTCTGGTGGTGCATCGAGCAGACCCTGCGCGGGCCGGACGGCTGGACCCCGAACATGATCCTGGACGATGGCGGCGACGTCACCCAGATCATGCACGACAAGTATCCGGAGATGCTGAAGGACGTGCGCGGCCTGTCGGAGGAGACCACCACCGGCGTGCACCGTCTGTATGAGATGATGAAGAAGGGCACCCTCAAGGTCCCCGCCATCAACGTCAACGACAGCGTCACCAAGTCCAAGTTCGACAACCTGTATGGCTGCCGCGAGTCCCTGGTGGACGGTATCCGCCGCGCCACCGACGTCATGATGGCCGGCAAGGTCGCCGTGGTCGCCGGCTTCGGCGACGTGGGCAAGGGATCCGCCGACAGCCTGCGCAGCCAGGGCGCCCGCGTCCTGGTCACCGAGATCGACCCGATCTGCGCGCTGCAGGCCGCGATGCAGGGCTATCAGGTGGTCACGATGGAAGAGGCCGCCCCGGTCGGCGACATCTTTGTCACCGCCACCGGCAATGTGGACGTGATCACGCTGGACCACATGCGCGCCATGAAGGACCGCGCCATCGTCTGCAACATCGGCCACTTCGACAGCGAGATCCAGATCGACTCCCTGCGGAACTACCAGTGGGAAGAGGTGAAGCCGCAGGTGGACGAGGTGGTGTTCCCCGACGGCAAGCGCCTGATCGTGCTGGCCAAGGGCCGTCTGGTCAATCTGGGCTGCGCCACCGGCCACCCCAGCTTCGTGATGTCTGCCAGCTTCACCAACCAGGTGCTGGCCCAGCTCGAGCTGTGGACCAACCACCAGAGCTACGAGAACAAGGTCTATGTGCTGCCCAAGCACCTGGACGAGAAGGTGGCCCGCCTGCATCTCGGCAAGATCGGCGTGCACCTGACCGAGCTGACCCCGAAGCAGGCCGAATACATCGGCGTGGACAAGACCGGCCCGTTCAAGCCGGACCACTACCGCTACTGA
- a CDS encoding putative toxin-antitoxin system toxin component, PIN family encodes MQPDAEAERRTASLPLRPKAADDVELREIPKACRDPDDDMVLATALAGRTDVIVSGDADLLDLHPFQGIPVLNLPLSWNGRALRRCDPAPGAIRCTHKDIFMLAP; translated from the coding sequence ATGCAGCCGGACGCGGAAGCGGAACGGCGCACGGCCTCCCTTCCGCTGCGTCCGAAAGCGGCGGACGATGTGGAACTGCGTGAAATCCCGAAAGCCTGCCGCGACCCGGACGATGACATGGTCCTGGCAACCGCGCTTGCTGGGCGGACTGATGTGATTGTTTCCGGCGATGCCGACCTGCTCGACCTCCATCCTTTCCAGGGTATTCCGGTCCTGAACCTGCCGCTTTCCTGGAATGGGCGGGCGCTGCGCCGCTGTGATCCTGCGCCCGGCGCGATCAGATGCACACATAAAGATATCTTTATGCTTGCCCCATGA